The Flavobacterium faecale genome has a segment encoding these proteins:
- a CDS encoding IS1182 family transposase, whose amino-acid sequence MLVQQQTIQFSDYSSLYDLIVPKENLLRKINDLIDFSFIYDELLNKYCPNNGRMAESPVRMFKYLLLKTIYTVSDIDVVERSQYDMSFKYFLDMNPEDDVINPSSLTKFRKLRLKDTDLLNLLINKTVTIAIEKGIIRSKSIIVDATHTLSRSNPFLAIDVLRERSKLLRKTVYSFEQEFKEHMPEKNTDNDLEKELAYCKELEKRIENEPSISSIPAVKEKLNLLKETVEDTQENFTLSKDADAKTGHKSADSSFFGYKTHLAMTEERIITAAVVTSGEKGDGPELPRLLAISQKNGIDVDTIIGDGAYTGKENLKLTREQNIKVVARLNVTIAQGARKDEDKFDYNKDADRFVCTAGHMAIRKARQGKKNVGTNQIQTYYFDVEKCKTCSLKEGCYKEGSKTKTYSVSIKSDLHQEQISFQETDYYKEKAKHRYKIEAKNSELKNVHGYDRAISYGITNMQMQGAIAIFAVNLKRILKLM is encoded by the coding sequence ATGTTAGTACAACAACAAACAATACAATTCAGCGATTATTCTTCGTTGTATGATTTAATAGTTCCAAAAGAAAATCTATTAAGAAAAATTAATGATTTGATTGATTTTTCATTCATTTACGATGAGTTGTTAAATAAGTACTGTCCCAATAATGGGCGAATGGCAGAAAGTCCCGTTCGTATGTTTAAGTATTTACTACTTAAAACAATCTATACTGTTTCCGATATTGATGTCGTGGAGCGTTCTCAATACGATATGTCCTTCAAATATTTTTTGGATATGAATCCAGAAGACGATGTTATCAATCCGAGTTCGTTAACAAAATTTAGAAAACTACGTCTAAAGGATACCGACCTATTAAATCTGTTGATAAACAAAACAGTCACCATTGCTATCGAAAAAGGTATTATTCGTTCGAAGTCTATCATCGTTGATGCCACACATACTTTATCAAGATCCAATCCATTTTTAGCCATCGATGTATTGAGAGAACGTTCCAAGCTACTGCGAAAAACAGTATACAGCTTTGAGCAGGAATTCAAAGAACATATGCCTGAAAAAAATACAGACAATGACTTAGAGAAGGAACTTGCTTATTGTAAAGAGTTGGAAAAACGCATTGAAAATGAGCCGTCAATAAGTTCGATTCCAGCTGTGAAAGAGAAATTAAATCTACTCAAAGAAACTGTAGAAGACACTCAAGAAAATTTTACCTTATCAAAAGATGCAGATGCTAAAACGGGTCATAAATCTGCTGATAGTTCTTTCTTTGGATATAAGACTCACTTAGCTATGACCGAGGAGCGCATCATTACAGCGGCTGTAGTCACATCAGGTGAAAAAGGGGATGGACCAGAATTACCTAGACTTTTAGCGATTAGTCAAAAAAACGGAATTGATGTTGATACTATTATTGGGGATGGAGCTTATACAGGAAAAGAAAATCTCAAACTCACAAGGGAGCAAAATATTAAAGTGGTAGCCAGACTAAATGTTACAATAGCACAAGGAGCTAGAAAAGACGAAGATAAATTTGACTATAATAAAGATGCCGATAGATTTGTTTGCACTGCTGGTCATATGGCCATACGAAAGGCTCGCCAAGGTAAAAAAAATGTTGGAACCAATCAAATACAAACCTACTATTTTGATGTGGAAAAATGTAAGACCTGCTCTTTAAAAGAGGGTTGTTATAAAGAAGGATCCAAGACAAAAACATATTCGGTGTCGATAAAATCGGACTTACACCAAGAACAAATCAGCTTTCAAGAAACTGACTATTACAAAGAAAAAGCAAAACATCGATATAAAATAGAAGCGAAAAATAGTGAGTTGAAAAATGTACATGGTTATGATAGAGCAATATCATATGGCATTACCAATATGCAAATGCAAGGTGCAATAGCAATTTTCGCAGTCAACTTAAAAAGAATACTCAAATTAATGTAG
- a CDS encoding sulfatase family protein encodes MKVNQIHNIIIAIALAWSFNLVAQSKKSDRPNIIVVLADDLGTGDVSYYRRLHSNTIILETPHIDKLASLGMIFTNAHAPASLCATSRYAIMTGNSCYRSKEPWGVWGGYSESAIQDDQLTLGRLMQQANYQTAFFGKWHLGTGFPTKDDPNTIFIPKRGKKEADANVDISRIVHGPTQLGFDYNVTLPAGIQNMPYAIYENDKWLKLRETSTIKIVDKGYMTSIDVDHFSNPGYGDSNWNPSEIGPLLAKKAVDYIAKNAHNEKPFFMYYCSQAVHSPHAAPVAINGVKIKGTTPSRHMDMIKELDEQVGMLVNELKAQGIYENTVIIFTSDNGGLHTDGDTWNAHHEPSDIYRGAKNDPYEGGHRVPFMVVWPGVIKENQSSDKPIVGLDIMATLAGITKQKIGTSVAQDSHNLLPVLKNEKGAKTHDFLMIQGGANKEYVINDAGWKLIVQVDKKSGDYIDAKPVSLFNLNDNITEDDRKDYINNPKYKDKIETLFAKYKETIKSKVYMGNNY; translated from the coding sequence ATGAAAGTAAACCAAATCCATAACATCATAATAGCCATTGCTTTGGCTTGGAGTTTTAACCTAGTTGCGCAATCCAAAAAAAGCGATCGTCCAAATATTATTGTCGTTTTAGCTGATGATTTAGGAACGGGAGATGTTTCGTACTACAGAAGGCTGCATAGCAATACTATAATTTTAGAAACGCCACATATCGATAAGTTAGCGTCGCTAGGAATGATATTTACAAATGCTCATGCTCCTGCATCCTTATGTGCAACATCAAGATATGCCATCATGACGGGTAATAGCTGTTACCGCAGCAAAGAACCGTGGGGTGTATGGGGAGGATATTCGGAGAGTGCCATTCAAGATGATCAACTAACTCTCGGACGATTAATGCAGCAAGCAAATTACCAAACAGCTTTCTTTGGGAAGTGGCATTTGGGGACAGGTTTTCCAACTAAGGATGACCCAAATACCATCTTTATTCCAAAAAGAGGAAAAAAAGAAGCGGATGCAAATGTTGATATTAGTAGAATAGTGCATGGGCCTACGCAGTTAGGATTTGATTATAATGTTACGCTACCTGCTGGAATTCAAAATATGCCTTATGCCATTTACGAAAATGACAAATGGTTGAAACTTCGTGAAACTTCGACAATAAAAATCGTAGACAAAGGGTATATGACCAGTATAGATGTAGACCATTTTAGCAATCCTGGATATGGTGATTCAAATTGGAACCCAAGTGAAATCGGACCTCTTTTGGCGAAGAAAGCGGTGGACTATATCGCTAAAAATGCCCATAATGAAAAACCGTTTTTTATGTATTACTGTTCACAAGCGGTACATTCTCCGCATGCGGCTCCAGTTGCAATTAATGGTGTAAAAATTAAAGGAACCACGCCATCACGCCATATGGATATGATTAAGGAACTAGATGAACAAGTCGGAATGCTTGTGAACGAATTAAAAGCACAAGGAATATATGAAAATACGGTGATTATTTTCACCTCTGATAACGGTGGGCTTCACACAGATGGAGACACTTGGAACGCACATCACGAACCAAGTGATATTTACCGTGGTGCTAAAAATGATCCTTATGAAGGAGGACACAGAGTGCCGTTTATGGTTGTGTGGCCAGGAGTTATCAAAGAAAATCAGAGTTCAGATAAGCCAATAGTAGGTTTGGATATCATGGCAACTTTGGCGGGTATCACCAAGCAAAAAATAGGAACTTCTGTAGCGCAAGATTCGCATAACTTGTTACCGGTTTTGAAAAATGAAAAAGGGGCTAAAACCCATGATTTTTTAATGATTCAAGGTGGTGCAAACAAAGAATATGTTATTAATGACGCCGGTTGGAAGCTGATCGTTCAGGTAGATAAAAAAAGTGGAGATTATATTGATGCCAAACCAGTTTCATTATTCAATTTGAACGATAATATTACAGAGGACGACAGGAAAGATTATATTAACAATCCAAAATATAAAGACAAAATAGAAACTTTGTTTGCTAAATACAAAGAAACCATTAAGAGTAAAGTATATATGGGGAATAACTATTAG